The Methanosarcina barkeri str. Wiesmoor DNA segment TACTACTCGACCGCCGTCTAAAACGATGATTTTATCTGCGTTTTTGATGGTGGAAAGGCGGTGTGCGATAACAAAACTCGTTTTTCCGTGCATTAGTTTGAGCAGAGCACTCTGAATAATCAGCTCTGTCCGTGTATCGATTGAAGAAGTCGCTTCATCAAGTATCAACACAGAAGATTGTGCGATCATCGCTCTCGCAATACTAAGCAATTGCCGCTGTCCCTGTGAAAGGTTGCCGCCATTGTCAGAAAGAATTGTATCATAACCCTGTGGCAGTTGCATAATAAAGTCATGGGCATGTGCCAGCTTTGCTGCCTGTTCAACTTCTTCATCCGTTGCTGTCAGCCTGCCATAGCGGATATTCTCGCGTATGGTGTCCGAGAAAAGAAAAGTATCCTGGAGTACCATTGAAATGGACTGCCGCAGACTCTTTCGAGTAATGGCATTTATATTCTTTCCATCAATATAGATTGCTCCGTCATCAATGCCATAAAACTTGGTGAGCAGATTGATAATGGTTGTTTTCCCAGCACCCGTAGGGCCCACGATGGCAATTGTCTGACCTTTTTTCGCAGAAATTGTTGCCTCTTTAAGTACAGGCTTACCAGGTATGTATGAAAAATTAACAGATTCAATTTTCACGTTGCCTTCAATGTTTTGAATGTCTCTGGCATTATCGGCATCTTTTTCTTTTTCCTCGTCCATTACCTCAAACACTCGCTCTGCGCCTGCAAGGGCTGACTGGATAGTGCTGAAAAGGTTGAGAATATTGTTGATTGGCTGGGTAAAATTGCGCATATAGAGCAGGAAAGAAAATATTACGCCAACAGTGATTCCCGCAAATCCCTTTATGATTAAAACGCCACCGCAGACCGTGATAATCAAATAGGTCAGATTATTGATAGTGTTATTCACAGGTCCCATGACGCTGCTTATTGCCTGTGCTTTCATAGAACTGGAAACAAGCTTTTCATTGATTTCTTTGAAGTGACCCTCCACCTCCTTTTCTCGGGAAAAGACCTTAATAACTTTTTGGCCGGAGACCATTTCCTCGATATATCCGTTAAGCCGTCCAAGCTCATATTGCTGTTCCTTAAAAAACTTCTGAGACTTTACTGCAAGGACTTTTGACGTAAAGAACATCAGAGGCGTTGTCAGCAGCCCGATCAGCGTAAGCAGCGGGCTGAGCAGCAGCATCGCTATCAACATACCGACCACGCTGATGACGCCGGAAAAAAGCTGCACGACACTCTGTGAAAGTGTAAGGTTGATGTTGTCAACATCGTTTGTCAGGCGGCTCATGAGGTCCCCGCTTGAGTGGGTATCAAAATACTTGAGGGGCAGCTTTTGCAGGCTGCTGAAAAGATCGTTCCGGATACTAGCCGAAGTTTTCTGAGCAACACGGATCATCAGGGAATTCTGCATGTAAGTAGAAAAAACCGCAACAAGGTAAATAAGAATCATGATAATACAGATGCGAGCAAGTCCGGCAATATCCTTTTTAGAGATGAACTCGTCGACTGCGTACCCGTTTAGTTGAATGCCGATAATGGTGATCACTGTTGTAACAAGAGCACAGAAAAAAATGATGAGCAATGTGCGCCACCATTTGCCAAGGTACATAATAATGCGTATGAATGTTCCCTTAACGTCCTTGATTTCCGTTTTTTCCCTTTGAAGAAAAGCGCTTGGTCCTCCTGCCGGGCGGCCTGTAATATTATGAGGCATATTATGAGGCATCACGTTATTCTGTGGCATTCAAGAGCACCTCCTTGCCAAGCTGTGAAACGGCTATATTGCGATATACTTCGTTGCTTTGCAGTAATTCTTTATGGGTGCCTTTCGCGATAACGCTGCCATGGTCAAGCATCAATATTGTGTCCGCGTCCATAACGCCGGATATACGCTGCGCAATGACGATTACCGTGTTTTCTTTCATCTTTTTTGCAATTTCAAACTGCAGGCGTGCCTCGGTAGAAAGGTCAACTGCGCTTGTGGAGTCATCAAAAATCAAAATTTTTGGCTTTTTCAGAAGAGTTCTTGCTATGGAAAGGCGCTGTTTTTGTCCACCTGAAAAGTTTTTGCCTCTTTGTTCAACTTGACTTTGTAATTTGTAAGGGAGGGCCTGAATAAAATCTTCTGCCTGAGCAGCTTGAAGGCCATCCCATATTTTCGCTTCGTCTGCTTCTTCATTACCAAAATTCATATTTTCTTTAACTGTTCCGTGGAAAAGAATATTTTCCTGCAGCACGACCCCAATACTACTGCGCAGGTGCTGTACTGGCATATCCTTAACATCACAACCTCCGATCAGGACCTGCCCGCAGGTTGCCTCATACAGCCGAGGAATCAGGCTTACAACTGAGCTCTTTCCTGAGCCGGTAGCTCCGATAATGCCTACTGTCTGCCCTTCCTTAAATAGGAACGACAAGTCTTTCAGAACATATTCTCCGCTTTCACCGTATCTAAAACTGACATTTTTGAACTCAATGTCATAATTCTTTGGCAATACTGGAGAATTGCACTCCTTAATACTCGCTTCACAGACTAAAACCTCTTTTATACGTCCTGCAGATGCCTGTGCGCGTGAAATGTTTATAATCATGTTGACAAGCATTATAAGAGAGTTTGTTATCTGCACAAGGTAATTGACAAATGCCATTATCTTACCGGTTTCAATATTTTCGGAAACGACCATATTGCCTCCAAACCATAGGATGGCAACCACGCTCAGATTCATAACCAGAGTAGCTATCGGCATCAGTGTAAAGGTCAGGTTCTGTGCCCGTATGCTTTTTTCTGTAAATTTTGTATTCACGTTGCTGAAAAGCGTATTCTGTTTGTCTTCTAAATTAAAGGCTTTTATAACACGTACACCCAGCAGATTTTCACGCATGACGGTATTAACCTTGTCAAGCCAGAACTGCATCTGCGTATAAAGCGGCACCGATCTCATCATCACAAATGCGACGCAAGTGATGAGAATAGGCAAAATGATAAAGAAAACAATTGAAAGACTGGGACTCAGCAAAAAGGACATAAATATGCCGCCGATGCACAACAATGGTGAACGTACCATGCCACGCAGCAACATGAGAAACATATTCTGAATTTGCGTTACATCGTTGGTCAGCCTTGTAATAAGCGACGATGTTTTGAAATGGTCAATTTCCGTATAGGAAAGCGACTGTATTTTATGAAATAACTCTTCTCTCAAACTCCCGGCTAACATCATAGATGCAAACGAGGCGATCACACCGCAGCCTGCGCCGCCAATTAATCCGGCAAACGCACAAAGGACCATTTTGAAGCCTGTCGATAATATATATCCCGAATCTCTGTTTTGAACACCTATATCCACAATATTTGCCATAAGCCTGGGTTGTTGAAGGTCCATGAAGACTTCTATCAACATCAAAAGAGGAGCAAGTAAAGAATAAATCAGAGCCATGCCCTTAAGATTTTTTTTAATAAGTTGAAACATAAATGTATCCTTTCGCTGTTTTGTAATTATTCAAAATGAGAACATCGTCCCGGTTCTCTACAATGGCAGTGATTATTGACAGCATTTATTGACAGCATTCTTCGTCTCTATCTTTCGATTCTTTCGAGTCCAACGTATCAAGACTTTTACACAGCTTTGAGGTAATTGCAAGCATCTTTTCGAGTTCTTCTTCCGAGATTTCTTTGAACACTATGTCTG contains these protein-coding regions:
- a CDS encoding ABC transporter ATP-binding protein; translation: MPQNNVMPHNMPHNITGRPAGGPSAFLQREKTEIKDVKGTFIRIIMYLGKWWRTLLIIFFCALVTTVITIIGIQLNGYAVDEFISKKDIAGLARICIIMILIYLVAVFSTYMQNSLMIRVAQKTSASIRNDLFSSLQKLPLKYFDTHSSGDLMSRLTNDVDNINLTLSQSVVQLFSGVISVVGMLIAMLLLSPLLTLIGLLTTPLMFFTSKVLAVKSQKFFKEQQYELGRLNGYIEEMVSGQKVIKVFSREKEVEGHFKEINEKLVSSSMKAQAISSVMGPVNNTINNLTYLIITVCGGVLIIKGFAGITVGVIFSFLLYMRNFTQPINNILNLFSTIQSALAGAERVFEVMDEEKEKDADNARDIQNIEGNVKIESVNFSYIPGKPVLKEATISAKKGQTIAIVGPTGAGKTTIINLLTKFYGIDDGAIYIDGKNINAITRKSLRQSISMVLQDTFLFSDTIRENIRYGRLTATDEEVEQAAKLAHAHDFIMQLPQGYDTILSDNGGNLSQGQRQLLSIARAMIAQSSVLILDEATSSIDTRTELIIQSALLKLMHGKTSFVIAHRLSTIKNADKIIVLDGGRVVETGTHSELLVSGGFYANLYKSQFKKGMAI
- a CDS encoding ABC transporter ATP-binding protein, which encodes MFQLIKKNLKGMALIYSLLAPLLMLIEVFMDLQQPRLMANIVDIGVQNRDSGYILSTGFKMVLCAFAGLIGGAGCGVIASFASMMLAGSLREELFHKIQSLSYTEIDHFKTSSLITRLTNDVTQIQNMFLMLLRGMVRSPLLCIGGIFMSFLLSPSLSIVFFIILPILITCVAFVMMRSVPLYTQMQFWLDKVNTVMRENLLGVRVIKAFNLEDKQNTLFSNVNTKFTEKSIRAQNLTFTLMPIATLVMNLSVVAILWFGGNMVVSENIETGKIMAFVNYLVQITNSLIMLVNMIINISRAQASAGRIKEVLVCEASIKECNSPVLPKNYDIEFKNVSFRYGESGEYVLKDLSFLFKEGQTVGIIGATGSGKSSVVSLIPRLYEATCGQVLIGGCDVKDMPVQHLRSSIGVVLQENILFHGTVKENMNFGNEEADEAKIWDGLQAAQAEDFIQALPYKLQSQVEQRGKNFSGGQKQRLSIARTLLKKPKILIFDDSTSAVDLSTEARLQFEIAKKMKENTVIVIAQRISGVMDADTILMLDHGSVIAKGTHKELLQSNEVYRNIAVSQLGKEVLLNATE